One window from the genome of Medicago truncatula mitochondrion, complete genome encodes:
- the cox3 gene encoding cytochrome c oxidase subunit 3, with the protein MIESQRHSYHLVDPSPWPISGSLGALATTVGGVMYMHSFQGGATLLSLGLIFILYTMFVWWRDVLRESTLEGHHTKVVQLGPRYGSIPFIVSEVMFLFAFFRASSHSSLAPTVEIGGIWPPKGIGVLDPREIPFLNTPILLSSGAAVTWAHHAILAGKEKRAVYALVATVSLALVFTGFQGMEYYQAPFTISDSIYGSTFFLATGFHGFHVIIGTLFLIVCGIRQYLGHLTKEHHVGFEAAAWYWHFVDVVRLFPFVSIYWWGGI; encoded by the coding sequence ATGATTGAATCTCAGAGGCATTCTTATCATTTGGTAGATCCAAGTCCATGGCCTATTTCGGGTTCACTCGGAGCTTTGGCAACCACCGTAGGAGGTGTGATGTACATGCACTCATTTCAAGGGGGTGCAACACTTCTCAGTTTGGGCCTAATATTTATCCTATATACCATGTTTGTATGGTGGCGCGATGTTCTACGTGAATCCACGTTGGAAGGACATCATACCAAAGTAGTACAATTAGGACCTCGATATGGTTCTATTCCGTTCATCGTATCGGAGGTTATGTTCCTTTTTGCTTTTTTTCGGGCTTCTTCTCATTCTTCTTTGGCACCTACGGTAGAGATCGGGGGTATTTGGCCCCCAAAAGGGATTGGGGTTTTAGATCCTCGGGAAATCCCATTTCTTAATACCCCTATTCTCCTTTCATCCGGAGCAGCCGTAACTTGGGCTCATCATGCTATACTCGCGGGGAAGGAAAAACGAGCAGTTTACGCTTTAGTAGCAACCGTTTCACTGGCTCTAGTATTCACTGGCTTTCAAGGAATGGAATATTATCAAGCACCCTTCACTATTTCGGATAGTATTTATGGTTCTACCTTTTTCTTAGCAACTGGCTTTCATGGTTTTCATGTGATTATAGGTACTCTTTTCTTGATCGTATGTGGTATTCGCCAATATCTTGGTCATCTGACCAAGGAGCATCACGTTGGCTTTGAAGCAGCTGCATGGTACTGGCATTTTGTAGACGTGGTTCGGTTATTCCCATTTGTCTCTATCTATTGGTGGGGAGGTATATGA